From a region of the Helianthus annuus cultivar XRQ/B chromosome 5, HanXRQr2.0-SUNRISE, whole genome shotgun sequence genome:
- the LOC110941312 gene encoding TMV resistance protein N isoform X2, protein MMRRYPSSSSSTTVSQCYDVFMSFRGKDTRMTFTSHLYDTLIQNGIRTYKDDMTLELGKPIAPELIQAIEASKIAVVILSRQYATSKWCLQELAEIVDCMKLGMLTVIPIFYHVTPCDVRHQSNCFEQAFSDHDANTQIAPGTVNMWRAAFKEVGALAGMHVTKDKDEAEVVRTVVSRVLSYLSNTMPLDGRIERSRSAATAVYAASSAAATYGERSAATAVSAASSAAPQWPYTLHQAQPPHAVSAATTAYRAQSQRAPQGSQLQHHHSERSHSATSSAAAAAAVSSEVGASAAAAIINEVMDELLYY, encoded by the exons ATG ATGCGGCGAtatccatcatcatcatcttcaacaacaGTATCACAATGTTATGATGTTTTCATGAGCTTCCGCGGGAAGGACACTCGTATGACTTTCACCAGCCATTTATATGACACCTTAATTCAAAACGGTATCAGAACCTACAAAGATGACATGACCCTTGAGCTTGGAAAGCCGATTGCTCCCGAGCTCATACAGGCAATAGAAGCATCAAAAATTGCGGTTGTGATTTTATCTAGACAATACGCAACGTCAAAATGGTGTTTGCAGGAACTTGCAGAGATTGTTGATTGCATGAAACTAGGAATGCTGACTGTTATTCCTATTTTTTACCATGTAACTCCTTGTGACGTGCGCCATCAAAGCAACTGTTTTGAACAAGCATTTTCCGATCATGATGCCAATACCCAAATTGCACCAGGAACAGTGAATATGTGGAGAGCTGCTTTCAAAGAAGTGGGAGCTCTCGCTGGAATGCATGTGACAAAAGACAA GGATGAAGCAGAAGTGGTAAGGACGGTTGTGAGCCGAGTTTTAAGTTACTTGTCTAATACAATGCCATTAGATGGCCGCATCGAGCGCAGCCGCAGCGCCGCAACGGCCGTATACGCTGCATCAAGCGCAGCCGCAACGTACGGCGAGCGCAGCGCCGCAACGGCCGTATCCGCTGCATCGAGCGCAGCGCCGCAATGGCCGTATACGCTGCATCAAGCGCAGCCGCCACACGCCGTGAGCGCAGCCACAACCGCGTATCGAGCGCAGTCGCAGCGAGCGCCGCAGGGATCACAACTGCAACATCACCATAGCGAGCGCAGCCATAGCGCCACATCGAGTGCAGCCGCTGCAGCCGCCGTATCGAGCGAAGTCGGAGCGAGCGCCGCCGCAGCTATAATAAATGAAGTAATGGATGAGCTGTTGTATTATTGA
- the LOC110941312 gene encoding TMV resistance protein N isoform X1 produces the protein MRRYPSSSSSTTVSQCYDVFMSFRGKDTRMTFTSHLYDTLIQNGIRTYKDDMTLELGKPIAPELIQAIEASKIAVVILSRQYATSKWCLQELAEIVDCMKLGMLTVIPIFYHVTPCDVRHQSNCFEQAFSDHDANTQIAPGTVNMWRAAFKEVGALAGMHVTKDKDEAEVVRTVVSRVLSYLSNTMPLDGRIERSRSAATAVYAASSAAATYGERSAATAVSAASSAAPQWPYTLHQAQPPHAVSAATTAYRAQSQRAPQGSQLQHHHSERSHSATSSAAAAAAVSSEVGASAAAAIINEVMDELLYY, from the exons ATGCGGCGAtatccatcatcatcatcttcaacaacaGTATCACAATGTTATGATGTTTTCATGAGCTTCCGCGGGAAGGACACTCGTATGACTTTCACCAGCCATTTATATGACACCTTAATTCAAAACGGTATCAGAACCTACAAAGATGACATGACCCTTGAGCTTGGAAAGCCGATTGCTCCCGAGCTCATACAGGCAATAGAAGCATCAAAAATTGCGGTTGTGATTTTATCTAGACAATACGCAACGTCAAAATGGTGTTTGCAGGAACTTGCAGAGATTGTTGATTGCATGAAACTAGGAATGCTGACTGTTATTCCTATTTTTTACCATGTAACTCCTTGTGACGTGCGCCATCAAAGCAACTGTTTTGAACAAGCATTTTCCGATCATGATGCCAATACCCAAATTGCACCAGGAACAGTGAATATGTGGAGAGCTGCTTTCAAAGAAGTGGGAGCTCTCGCTGGAATGCATGTGACAAAAGACAA GGATGAAGCAGAAGTGGTAAGGACGGTTGTGAGCCGAGTTTTAAGTTACTTGTCTAATACAATGCCATTAGATGGCCGCATCGAGCGCAGCCGCAGCGCCGCAACGGCCGTATACGCTGCATCAAGCGCAGCCGCAACGTACGGCGAGCGCAGCGCCGCAACGGCCGTATCCGCTGCATCGAGCGCAGCGCCGCAATGGCCGTATACGCTGCATCAAGCGCAGCCGCCACACGCCGTGAGCGCAGCCACAACCGCGTATCGAGCGCAGTCGCAGCGAGCGCCGCAGGGATCACAACTGCAACATCACCATAGCGAGCGCAGCCATAGCGCCACATCGAGTGCAGCCGCTGCAGCCGCCGTATCGAGCGAAGTCGGAGCGAGCGCCGCCGCAGCTATAATAAATGAAGTAATGGATGAGCTGTTGTATTATTGA